The following coding sequences are from one Marinitoga litoralis window:
- a CDS encoding LacI family DNA-binding transcriptional regulator, which yields MKIKDIANLAGVSVATVSRVINNSSNVKEETKNKVLEIINKYGYEPDFSAKSLRKRSSNLFGLVMRRNHITENDSYTHPFLNGIMEYFFHNNLKLILDSHEKKDCINHYKKLIKSNLVSGFFITDLEDNDERVEYLNSIKFPYIVIGRNNKNNFIFVDSDNELGGYLGIKHLSELGSKNILFISGNLGPAVTYQRLNGVLNAKKDFNVNVDIVYGDFSRKSGYNIIKKINLKDYDGIFCSSDLMAYGVYDYMNEINYYLPLIGFDDLPSSKILNISSINQNIYKIGYNAAKMLYSLSLNKEVKNIIIPVDISIRESTLKFKK from the coding sequence ATGAAAATAAAAGATATTGCTAATTTAGCTGGGGTTTCTGTTGCTACAGTTTCAAGAGTAATAAATAATTCTTCTAATGTAAAAGAAGAAACTAAAAATAAAGTTTTAGAAATAATTAATAAATATGGTTATGAACCAGATTTTAGTGCTAAATCTTTAAGGAAAAGATCTTCAAATTTGTTTGGATTAGTAATGAGGAGAAATCATATCACCGAAAATGACTCATATACTCATCCTTTTTTAAATGGTATTATGGAATATTTTTTTCATAATAATTTAAAGCTCATTTTAGATTCACATGAAAAAAAGGACTGCATAAATCATTATAAAAAATTAATTAAAAGTAATTTAGTAAGCGGTTTTTTTATTACAGATCTAGAAGATAATGATGAAAGAGTTGAATATTTAAATTCAATTAAATTTCCCTATATTGTGATAGGAAGGAATAACAAGAATAATTTTATTTTTGTTGATTCAGATAATGAATTAGGTGGATACTTAGGTATTAAACATCTAAGTGAATTAGGAAGTAAAAACATTTTATTTATTAGTGGAAATTTAGGTCCAGCGGTTACTTATCAACGTTTAAATGGTGTTTTAAATGCAAAAAAAGATTTTAATGTTAATGTTGATATAGTTTACGGGGACTTTAGTAGAAAATCTGGATACAATATTATTAAAAAAATTAATTTAAAAGATTATGATGGCATTTTCTGTAGTTCAGATTTAATGGCATATGGTGTTTATGATTATATGAATGAAATTAATTATTATTTGCCTTTAATAGGTTTTGATGATTTACCATCATCAAAAATACTAAATATTTCATCGATAAATCAAAACATATATAAAATTGGTTATAATGCTGCAAAAATGTTATATTCTTTATCTCTTAACAAAGAAGTAAAAAATATTATAATACCAGTTGATATTTCTATTAGAGAAAGCACATTAAAATTCAAAAAATAA